In the genome of Neofelis nebulosa isolate mNeoNeb1 chromosome 8, mNeoNeb1.pri, whole genome shotgun sequence, one region contains:
- the SGSM3 gene encoding small G protein signaling modulator 3 isoform X1, whose amino-acid sequence MSGSHTPSASGPFSALTPSMWPQEILAKSTQKEESAEQPEFFYDEFGFRVDKEDGANPGSGRPSGVSLMEDPPQRLRWQAHLEFTHNHDVGDLTWDKIAVSLPRSEKLRSLVLAGIPHSMRPQLWMRLSGALQKKRNSELSYREMVKNSSNDETIAAKQIEKDLLRTMPSNVCFASVNSIGVPRLRRVLRALAWLYPEIGYCQGTGMVAACLLLFLEEEDAFWMMCAIIEDLLPASYFSTTLLGVQTDQRVLRHLIVQYLPRLDKLLQEHDIELSLITLHWFLTAFASVVHIKLLLRLWDLFFYEGSLVLFQTTLGMLRLKEEELIQSENSASIFNTLSDIPSQIEDAELLLGEAMRLAGSLTDVAVETQRRKHLAYLIADQGQLLGTSATTNLSQVVRRRTQRRKSGITSLLFGEDDLEALKAKNIKQTELVADLREAILRVARHFQCTDPKNCSVELSPDYSMESHQRDHENYVACSRGHRRRAKALLDFERHDDDELGFRKNDIITIISQKDEHCWVGELNGLRGWFPAKFVEVLDERSKEYSIAGDDAVTEGVTDLVRGTLCPALKALFEHGLKKPSLLGGACHPWLFIEEAAGREVERDFDSVYSRLVLCKTYRLDEDGKVLTPEELLYRAVQSVNVTHDAAHAQMDVKLRSLICVGLNEQVLHLWLEVLCSSLPTVEKWYQPWSFLRSPGWVQIKCELRVLCCFAFSLSQDWELPVKREEEKKPLKEGVQDMLVKHHLFSWDIDG is encoded by the exons ATGTCAG GAAGCCACACACCTTCTGCCAGTGGCCCCTTCTCAGCCCTGACTCCAAGCATGTGGCCCCAGGAGATCTTGGCCAAGTCCACGCAG AAGGAAGAGTCAGCAGAGCAACCAGAGTTCTTCTACGATGAGTTCGGTTTCCGCGTGGACAAGGAAG ACGGTGCCAACCCCGGTTCCGGCAGGCCGTCAGGTGTGTCTCTGATGGAGGACCCTCCACAGAGACTGCGCTGGCAGGCCCACCTGGAGTTCACCCATAACCATGACGTGGGGGATCTCACGTGGGACAAGattgctgtctctctgccccgctcTGAGAAGCTTCGCTCCTTGGTGCTGGCGGGCATCCCACACAGCATGAGGCCACAG CTGTGGATGCGGCTCTCTGGGGCCCTGCAGAAGAAGAGGAATTCCGAGCTGTCCTACCGAGAGATGGTGAAGAACAGCTCCAACGATGAGACCATTGCTGCCAAACAG ATCGAGAAGGACCTGCTCCGCACCATGCCCAGCAACGTCTGCTTCGCCAGCGTGAACAGCATCGGGGTGCCCCGCCTGCGCAGGGTTCTCCGGGCGCTGGCCTGGCTCTACCCAGAGATCGGCTACTGCCAGGGCACGGGCATG GTGGCTGCCTGCCTTCTGCtgttcctggaggaggaggacgcTTTCTGGATGATGTGCGCCATCATCGAGGACTTGCTCCCCGCCTCCTACTTCAGCACCACCCTGCTGGGAGTCCAGACAGACCAGCGGGTCCTGCGCCACCTCATCGTCCAGTACCTGCCTCGCTTGGACAAGTTGCTCCAGGAGCACGACATCG AGTTGTCTCTGATCACGCTGCACTGGTTCCTCACGGCCTTCGCCAGCGTGGTGCACATCAAGCTGCTGCTGCGCCTCTGGGACCTGTTCTTCTACGAGGGCTCCCTGGTGCTGTTCCAGACCACGCTGGGCATGCTGCGGCTCAAG GAGGAGGAGCTGATCCAGTCCGAGAACTCGGCCTCCATCTTCAACACGCTGTCAGACATCCCTTCGCAGATTGAGGACGCGGAGCTGCTGCTGGGGGAGGCCATGCGGCTGGCTGGCTCCCTCACGGACGTGGCCGTGGAGACACAGCGCCGCAAGCACCTGGCCTACCTCATTGCGGACCAGGGCCAACTCCTAGGGACCAGTGCCACCACCAACCTGTCACAG GTCGTGCGGCGCCGGACCCAGCGGAGGAAGTCTGGCATCACCTCCCTGCTCTTTG GGGAGGACGACCTGGAGGCGCTCAAGGCCAAGAACATCAAGCAGACGGAACTGGTGGCCGACCTCCGGGAAGCCATCCTGCGTGTTGCCCGCCATTTCCAGTGCACAGACCCCAAAAACTGTAGTGTG GAGCTGAGCCCGGACTACAGCATGGAGAGCCACCAGCGGGACCACGAGAACTATGTGGCATGCTCACGCGGCCACCGGCGCCGAGCCAAGGCCCTGCTGGACTTCGAACGACACGACGACGATGAGCTGGGCTTCCGCAAGAACGACATCATCACG ATCATATCTCAGAAAGATGAGCACTGCTGGGTCGGGGAGCTGAACGGCCTGAGAG GCTGGTTTCCAGCCAAGTTTGTGGAAGTCCTGGATGAACGGAGCAAAGAG TACTCCATCGCGGGGGATGATGCTGTGACAGAGGGGGTCACGGACTTGGTTCGAGGGACCCTCTGCCCAGCTCTCAAGGCCCTGTTTGAACACGGGCTGAAGAAGCCGTCCCTGCTGGGAGGTGCCTGCCACCCTTGGCTGTTCATCGAGGAG GCAGCAGGCcgggaggtggagagagacttTGACTCGGTGTATTCACGCCTGGTGCTGTGTAAGACGTACAG GTTGGATGAAGATGGCAAAGTCTTGACCCCGGAGGAGCTGCTCTACCGG GCTGTGCAGTCTGTGAACGTGACCCATGACGCTGCACACGCACAGATGGATGTCAAGCTCCGTTCCCTCATCTGCGTGGGACTCAA CGAGCAGGTCTTGCACCTGTGGCTGGAGGTGCTCTGCTCCAGCCTGCCTACCGTGGAGAAGTGGTACCAGCCCTGGTCTTTCCTGCGCAGCCCTGGCTGGGTCCAGATCAAATGTGAGCTCCG cGTTCTGTGCTGCTTCGCCTTCAGCCTGTCGCAGGACTGGGAACTTCCTGtgaagagagag GAGGAGAAGAAGCCACTGAAGGAGGGTGTTCAGGACATGCTGGTGAAGCACCACCTGTTCAGCTGGGACATAGACGGGTGA
- the SGSM3 gene encoding small G protein signaling modulator 3 isoform X3 — translation MSGSHTPSASGPFSALTPSMWPQEILAKSTQKEESAEQPEFFYDEFGFRVDKEDGANPGSGRPSGVSLMEDPPQRLRWQAHLEFTHNHDVGDLTWDKIAVSLPRSEKLRSLVLAGIPHSMRPQLWMRLSGALQKKRNSELSYREMVKNSSNDETIAAKQVAACLLLFLEEEDAFWMMCAIIEDLLPASYFSTTLLGVQTDQRVLRHLIVQYLPRLDKLLQEHDIELSLITLHWFLTAFASVVHIKLLLRLWDLFFYEGSLVLFQTTLGMLRLKEEELIQSENSASIFNTLSDIPSQIEDAELLLGEAMRLAGSLTDVAVETQRRKHLAYLIADQGQLLGTSATTNLSQVVRRRTQRRKSGITSLLFGEDDLEALKAKNIKQTELVADLREAILRVARHFQCTDPKNCSVELSPDYSMESHQRDHENYVACSRGHRRRAKALLDFERHDDDELGFRKNDIITIISQKDEHCWVGELNGLRGWFPAKFVEVLDERSKEYSIAGDDAVTEGVTDLVRGTLCPALKALFEHGLKKPSLLGGACHPWLFIEEAAGREVERDFDSVYSRLVLCKTYRLDEDGKVLTPEELLYRAVQSVNVTHDAAHAQMDVKLRSLICVGLNEQVLHLWLEVLCSSLPTVEKWYQPWSFLRSPGWVQIKCELRVLCCFAFSLSQDWELPVKREEEKKPLKEGVQDMLVKHHLFSWDIDG, via the exons ATGTCAG GAAGCCACACACCTTCTGCCAGTGGCCCCTTCTCAGCCCTGACTCCAAGCATGTGGCCCCAGGAGATCTTGGCCAAGTCCACGCAG AAGGAAGAGTCAGCAGAGCAACCAGAGTTCTTCTACGATGAGTTCGGTTTCCGCGTGGACAAGGAAG ACGGTGCCAACCCCGGTTCCGGCAGGCCGTCAGGTGTGTCTCTGATGGAGGACCCTCCACAGAGACTGCGCTGGCAGGCCCACCTGGAGTTCACCCATAACCATGACGTGGGGGATCTCACGTGGGACAAGattgctgtctctctgccccgctcTGAGAAGCTTCGCTCCTTGGTGCTGGCGGGCATCCCACACAGCATGAGGCCACAG CTGTGGATGCGGCTCTCTGGGGCCCTGCAGAAGAAGAGGAATTCCGAGCTGTCCTACCGAGAGATGGTGAAGAACAGCTCCAACGATGAGACCATTGCTGCCAAACAG GTGGCTGCCTGCCTTCTGCtgttcctggaggaggaggacgcTTTCTGGATGATGTGCGCCATCATCGAGGACTTGCTCCCCGCCTCCTACTTCAGCACCACCCTGCTGGGAGTCCAGACAGACCAGCGGGTCCTGCGCCACCTCATCGTCCAGTACCTGCCTCGCTTGGACAAGTTGCTCCAGGAGCACGACATCG AGTTGTCTCTGATCACGCTGCACTGGTTCCTCACGGCCTTCGCCAGCGTGGTGCACATCAAGCTGCTGCTGCGCCTCTGGGACCTGTTCTTCTACGAGGGCTCCCTGGTGCTGTTCCAGACCACGCTGGGCATGCTGCGGCTCAAG GAGGAGGAGCTGATCCAGTCCGAGAACTCGGCCTCCATCTTCAACACGCTGTCAGACATCCCTTCGCAGATTGAGGACGCGGAGCTGCTGCTGGGGGAGGCCATGCGGCTGGCTGGCTCCCTCACGGACGTGGCCGTGGAGACACAGCGCCGCAAGCACCTGGCCTACCTCATTGCGGACCAGGGCCAACTCCTAGGGACCAGTGCCACCACCAACCTGTCACAG GTCGTGCGGCGCCGGACCCAGCGGAGGAAGTCTGGCATCACCTCCCTGCTCTTTG GGGAGGACGACCTGGAGGCGCTCAAGGCCAAGAACATCAAGCAGACGGAACTGGTGGCCGACCTCCGGGAAGCCATCCTGCGTGTTGCCCGCCATTTCCAGTGCACAGACCCCAAAAACTGTAGTGTG GAGCTGAGCCCGGACTACAGCATGGAGAGCCACCAGCGGGACCACGAGAACTATGTGGCATGCTCACGCGGCCACCGGCGCCGAGCCAAGGCCCTGCTGGACTTCGAACGACACGACGACGATGAGCTGGGCTTCCGCAAGAACGACATCATCACG ATCATATCTCAGAAAGATGAGCACTGCTGGGTCGGGGAGCTGAACGGCCTGAGAG GCTGGTTTCCAGCCAAGTTTGTGGAAGTCCTGGATGAACGGAGCAAAGAG TACTCCATCGCGGGGGATGATGCTGTGACAGAGGGGGTCACGGACTTGGTTCGAGGGACCCTCTGCCCAGCTCTCAAGGCCCTGTTTGAACACGGGCTGAAGAAGCCGTCCCTGCTGGGAGGTGCCTGCCACCCTTGGCTGTTCATCGAGGAG GCAGCAGGCcgggaggtggagagagacttTGACTCGGTGTATTCACGCCTGGTGCTGTGTAAGACGTACAG GTTGGATGAAGATGGCAAAGTCTTGACCCCGGAGGAGCTGCTCTACCGG GCTGTGCAGTCTGTGAACGTGACCCATGACGCTGCACACGCACAGATGGATGTCAAGCTCCGTTCCCTCATCTGCGTGGGACTCAA CGAGCAGGTCTTGCACCTGTGGCTGGAGGTGCTCTGCTCCAGCCTGCCTACCGTGGAGAAGTGGTACCAGCCCTGGTCTTTCCTGCGCAGCCCTGGCTGGGTCCAGATCAAATGTGAGCTCCG cGTTCTGTGCTGCTTCGCCTTCAGCCTGTCGCAGGACTGGGAACTTCCTGtgaagagagag GAGGAGAAGAAGCCACTGAAGGAGGGTGTTCAGGACATGCTGGTGAAGCACCACCTGTTCAGCTGGGACATAGACGGGTGA
- the SGSM3 gene encoding small G protein signaling modulator 3 isoform X2, whose product MSGSHTPSASGPFSALTPSMWPQEILAKSTQKEESAEQPEFFYDEFGFRVDKEDGANPGSGRPSGVSLMEDPPQRLRWQAHLEFTHNHDVGDLTWDKIAVSLPRSEKLRSLVLAGIPHSMRPQLWMRLSGALQKKRNSELSYREMVKNSSNDETIAAKQIEKDLLRTMPSNVCFASVNSIGVPRLRRVLRALAWLYPEIGYCQGTGMVAACLLLFLEEEDAFWMMCAIIEDLLPASYFSTTLLGVQTDQRVLRHLIVQYLPRLDKLLQEHDIELSLITLHWFLTAFASVVHIKLLLRLWDLFFYEGSLVLFQTTLGMLRLKEEELIQSENSASIFNTLSDIPSQIEDAELLLGEAMRLAGSLTDVAVETQRRKHLAYLIADQGQLLGTSATTNLSQVVRRRTQRRKSGITSLLFGEDDLEALKAKNIKQTELVADLREAILRVARHFQCTDPKNCSVELSPDYSMESHQRDHENYVACSRGHRRRAKALLDFERHDDDELGFRKNDIITIISQKDEHCWVGELNGLRGWFPAKFVEVLDERSKEYSIAGDDAVTEGVTDLVRGTLCPALKALFEHGLKKPSLLGGACHPWLFIEEAAGREVERDFDSVYSRLVLCKTYRLDEDGKVLTPEELLYRAVQSVNVTHDAAHAQMDVKLRSLICVGLNEQVLHLWLEVLCSSLPTVEKWYQPWSFLRSPGWVQIKCELRRRRSH is encoded by the exons ATGTCAG GAAGCCACACACCTTCTGCCAGTGGCCCCTTCTCAGCCCTGACTCCAAGCATGTGGCCCCAGGAGATCTTGGCCAAGTCCACGCAG AAGGAAGAGTCAGCAGAGCAACCAGAGTTCTTCTACGATGAGTTCGGTTTCCGCGTGGACAAGGAAG ACGGTGCCAACCCCGGTTCCGGCAGGCCGTCAGGTGTGTCTCTGATGGAGGACCCTCCACAGAGACTGCGCTGGCAGGCCCACCTGGAGTTCACCCATAACCATGACGTGGGGGATCTCACGTGGGACAAGattgctgtctctctgccccgctcTGAGAAGCTTCGCTCCTTGGTGCTGGCGGGCATCCCACACAGCATGAGGCCACAG CTGTGGATGCGGCTCTCTGGGGCCCTGCAGAAGAAGAGGAATTCCGAGCTGTCCTACCGAGAGATGGTGAAGAACAGCTCCAACGATGAGACCATTGCTGCCAAACAG ATCGAGAAGGACCTGCTCCGCACCATGCCCAGCAACGTCTGCTTCGCCAGCGTGAACAGCATCGGGGTGCCCCGCCTGCGCAGGGTTCTCCGGGCGCTGGCCTGGCTCTACCCAGAGATCGGCTACTGCCAGGGCACGGGCATG GTGGCTGCCTGCCTTCTGCtgttcctggaggaggaggacgcTTTCTGGATGATGTGCGCCATCATCGAGGACTTGCTCCCCGCCTCCTACTTCAGCACCACCCTGCTGGGAGTCCAGACAGACCAGCGGGTCCTGCGCCACCTCATCGTCCAGTACCTGCCTCGCTTGGACAAGTTGCTCCAGGAGCACGACATCG AGTTGTCTCTGATCACGCTGCACTGGTTCCTCACGGCCTTCGCCAGCGTGGTGCACATCAAGCTGCTGCTGCGCCTCTGGGACCTGTTCTTCTACGAGGGCTCCCTGGTGCTGTTCCAGACCACGCTGGGCATGCTGCGGCTCAAG GAGGAGGAGCTGATCCAGTCCGAGAACTCGGCCTCCATCTTCAACACGCTGTCAGACATCCCTTCGCAGATTGAGGACGCGGAGCTGCTGCTGGGGGAGGCCATGCGGCTGGCTGGCTCCCTCACGGACGTGGCCGTGGAGACACAGCGCCGCAAGCACCTGGCCTACCTCATTGCGGACCAGGGCCAACTCCTAGGGACCAGTGCCACCACCAACCTGTCACAG GTCGTGCGGCGCCGGACCCAGCGGAGGAAGTCTGGCATCACCTCCCTGCTCTTTG GGGAGGACGACCTGGAGGCGCTCAAGGCCAAGAACATCAAGCAGACGGAACTGGTGGCCGACCTCCGGGAAGCCATCCTGCGTGTTGCCCGCCATTTCCAGTGCACAGACCCCAAAAACTGTAGTGTG GAGCTGAGCCCGGACTACAGCATGGAGAGCCACCAGCGGGACCACGAGAACTATGTGGCATGCTCACGCGGCCACCGGCGCCGAGCCAAGGCCCTGCTGGACTTCGAACGACACGACGACGATGAGCTGGGCTTCCGCAAGAACGACATCATCACG ATCATATCTCAGAAAGATGAGCACTGCTGGGTCGGGGAGCTGAACGGCCTGAGAG GCTGGTTTCCAGCCAAGTTTGTGGAAGTCCTGGATGAACGGAGCAAAGAG TACTCCATCGCGGGGGATGATGCTGTGACAGAGGGGGTCACGGACTTGGTTCGAGGGACCCTCTGCCCAGCTCTCAAGGCCCTGTTTGAACACGGGCTGAAGAAGCCGTCCCTGCTGGGAGGTGCCTGCCACCCTTGGCTGTTCATCGAGGAG GCAGCAGGCcgggaggtggagagagacttTGACTCGGTGTATTCACGCCTGGTGCTGTGTAAGACGTACAG GTTGGATGAAGATGGCAAAGTCTTGACCCCGGAGGAGCTGCTCTACCGG GCTGTGCAGTCTGTGAACGTGACCCATGACGCTGCACACGCACAGATGGATGTCAAGCTCCGTTCCCTCATCTGCGTGGGACTCAA CGAGCAGGTCTTGCACCTGTGGCTGGAGGTGCTCTGCTCCAGCCTGCCTACCGTGGAGAAGTGGTACCAGCCCTGGTCTTTCCTGCGCAGCCCTGGCTGGGTCCAGATCAAATGTGAGCTCCG GAGGAGAAGAAGCCACTGA